A single region of the Streptomyces caelestis genome encodes:
- a CDS encoding glycosyltransferase family 39 protein has protein sequence MTDLETRAAPARTGALRRAAPALLGYAAVRALGLVALALWSAARDKSAYTLLTARWDALWYTRVAELGYGYEVRLANGDVHSNLAFFPLLPWLERLVAAVSPLSYADGGFLVSLFTSLAAAWGIFAVADHVYGRRAGVWAVLLWAVLPVGIVQSMAYSESLFTALAAWSLYAVVTGRWVTAGTLALLAGLTRPVGVAVVAAVWVAGIASFPRERRAGDDDGRGPRTRRVLGMLLAPLGTAGYVLWVGHRTGKGPLGYLDVQAGWRNGFDGGYAFARFVAEKFTSLPSALAGAGLIAGVVSVVWLYGVGVRQRQPLPLLVYTGVVTALALCASSYFGSKPRLLMPAFPLLLPLALALARLRMRRSALVLGPMAVASAVYGAFWLNGSGPP, from the coding sequence GTGACCGATCTTGAGACGCGCGCGGCCCCGGCCCGCACCGGGGCGCTGCGCCGGGCGGCCCCGGCGCTCCTCGGGTACGCGGCCGTCCGCGCCCTGGGCCTCGTCGCCCTGGCCCTGTGGAGCGCGGCGCGCGACAAGAGCGCGTACACGCTGCTGACCGCTCGATGGGACGCGCTCTGGTACACGAGGGTCGCCGAACTCGGCTACGGCTACGAGGTGCGCCTGGCGAACGGGGACGTGCACTCGAACCTCGCGTTCTTCCCGCTGCTGCCCTGGCTGGAGCGGCTGGTGGCGGCGGTGTCCCCACTGTCGTACGCGGACGGCGGTTTCCTCGTCAGCCTCTTCACCTCCCTCGCCGCGGCGTGGGGGATCTTCGCGGTGGCGGACCATGTGTACGGCCGCCGGGCCGGGGTGTGGGCGGTGCTGCTGTGGGCGGTGCTTCCGGTCGGGATCGTGCAGTCGATGGCGTACAGCGAGTCGCTGTTCACGGCGCTCGCCGCGTGGTCGCTGTACGCGGTGGTGACCGGCCGCTGGGTGACCGCGGGCACGCTGGCCCTGCTGGCGGGGCTGACCCGCCCGGTCGGGGTGGCGGTGGTGGCCGCGGTGTGGGTGGCGGGCATCGCCTCCTTCCCACGGGAGCGGCGCGCGGGCGACGACGACGGCCGCGGCCCGCGCACGCGCCGCGTCCTCGGCATGCTGCTCGCCCCTCTCGGCACGGCCGGATACGTGCTGTGGGTCGGCCACCGCACCGGCAAGGGTCCGCTCGGCTATCTCGACGTGCAGGCGGGATGGCGCAACGGGTTCGACGGGGGATACGCCTTCGCCCGGTTCGTCGCCGAAAAGTTCACGTCACTTCCGTCGGCCCTGGCCGGTGCCGGGCTGATCGCCGGGGTCGTGTCCGTCGTTTGGCTGTATGGGGTCGGCGTACGTCAGCGCCAGCCGCTCCCGCTGCTGGTCTACACCGGAGTCGTCACCGCGCTCGCCCTGTGCGCGTCGAGCTACTTCGGCTCGAAACCGCGCCTGCTGATGCCCGCCTTCCCGCTGCTGCTGCCCCTGGCCCTGGCCCTGGCCCGGCTGCGTATGCGCAGGTCAGCGCTGGTGCTCGGGCCGATGGCGGTCGCCTCGGCGGTGTACGGGGCGTTCTGGCTGAACGGCTCGGGTCCGCCCTGA
- a CDS encoding phosphatase PAP2 family protein, with translation MRTEPKLTRLDRVFARLDREPERPAHIDVPKMSRHRVVLFAATLAFYGAIVWAVIITSWLVRLDWQVMFFRPYQQWSEIHWFVDYYVVLGQRGPTAVMVAAWLGWRSWRQHTLRPMLALGVSLLLLNITVGAAKYGMGRLGPHYATVIGSNEMWRGGDIFPSGHTANAVVTWGILAYMASTPRARRWLSAISAVTSLGVGMATVYLGTHWLSDVLLGWAAGLLILLALPWFEPLIARSEARIFDLRDRRRARRSRTASAAAPVSAPPVVVTPLPADRDDVTARTPRAPVYLAPGPHAARSERTPITPAGSRRPPHAERHPRGSASSARPLAGG, from the coding sequence GTGCGTACCGAACCGAAGCTCACCCGTCTGGACCGGGTGTTCGCCCGGCTGGACCGTGAGCCGGAACGACCGGCCCACATCGATGTACCGAAGATGAGCAGGCACCGCGTCGTGCTCTTCGCGGCGACCCTGGCCTTCTACGGGGCGATCGTGTGGGCCGTGATCATCACGTCCTGGCTTGTCCGGCTCGACTGGCAGGTCATGTTCTTCCGGCCGTACCAGCAGTGGTCGGAGATCCACTGGTTCGTCGACTACTACGTGGTGCTCGGCCAGCGCGGCCCGACCGCGGTGATGGTCGCGGCCTGGCTCGGCTGGCGCTCCTGGCGGCAGCACACCCTGCGCCCGATGCTCGCCCTCGGCGTCTCGCTGCTCCTGCTGAACATCACGGTCGGCGCCGCCAAGTACGGCATGGGCCGGCTGGGGCCCCACTACGCGACCGTGATCGGCTCGAACGAGATGTGGCGCGGCGGCGATATATTTCCGAGCGGTCACACCGCCAACGCCGTGGTGACCTGGGGAATCCTGGCCTATATGGCCTCCACCCCGAGAGCGCGCCGCTGGCTGTCCGCCATATCGGCGGTGACCTCGCTCGGCGTCGGGATGGCCACCGTCTACCTCGGTACGCACTGGCTGAGCGATGTGCTGCTGGGCTGGGCCGCGGGTCTGCTGATCCTGCTCGCCCTGCCGTGGTTCGAGCCGCTGATCGCCCGTTCCGAGGCCAGGATCTTCGACCTGCGCGACCGCCGGCGGGCCCGCCGGAGCCGTACGGCGTCGGCTGCCGCCCCGGTCAGCGCGCCGCCCGTGGTGGTCACGCCACTGCCCGCCGACCGGGACGATGTCACCGCGCGCACCCCCCGGGCCCCGGTCTACCTGGCGCCGGGACCGCACGCGGCCCGCTCGGAGCGCACGCCGATCACCCCCGCGGGCAGCCGCCGCCCGCCGCACGCGGAGCGGCACCCCCGCGGCTCGGCCTCCTCGGCCCGTCCTCTGGCGGGCGGCTGA
- a CDS encoding I78 family peptidase inhibitor, which produces MAPTPTPSTEPDDSPDTYVGLEAGRAEHLARERGWSTVRSLPPGAIITMEYRVGRLNFEVKGGRVARAWKG; this is translated from the coding sequence ATGGCACCGACTCCGACACCTTCCACGGAACCCGACGACAGCCCCGACACCTATGTCGGCCTGGAGGCCGGCCGGGCCGAACACCTCGCGCGTGAGCGCGGCTGGTCGACGGTGCGCTCGCTGCCGCCGGGGGCGATCATCACGATGGAGTACCGCGTGGGCCGGCTGAACTTCGAGGTGAAGGGCGGCCGGGTGGCGCGGGCCTGGAAGGGCTGA
- a CDS encoding helix-turn-helix transcriptional regulator: MLETSARLLRLLSLLQAHREWSGPDLAERLGVSARTLRRDVDRLRELGYPVNASPGTGGGYQLGAGAELPPLLLDDDEAVAVAIGLRTAAGQGIEGIGETSVRALAKLEQVLPNRLRRRVGALNAFTVPMVRGPVPDAVDPAVLTELAHLCRDAERLRFEYRGHDGTQSRRSVEPHRLVCTERRWYLVAWDLDREDWRTFRVDRITPRPPHGPRFEPREAPAEDLAAYVSQGVSTRVYATHAVVRLLAPLEEAAAHISPSAGVLEEEGPDSCLLRCGAGSLDVMVIHVMMLGFEFEVLEPDGLIEAIRRTRDRLDGALVRAAQSPPRTADGAGRTPATPTGSGAAS, translated from the coding sequence ATGTTGGAGACCTCGGCGCGCCTGCTGCGCCTGCTGTCCCTGCTCCAGGCCCACCGCGAGTGGTCCGGGCCCGACCTGGCCGAGCGGCTCGGCGTCAGCGCCCGTACTCTGCGCCGGGACGTGGACCGGCTGCGCGAACTCGGCTACCCGGTCAACGCCAGTCCCGGCACGGGCGGCGGTTACCAGCTCGGGGCGGGCGCCGAACTGCCGCCGCTGCTGCTGGACGACGACGAGGCCGTCGCCGTGGCGATCGGGCTGCGGACAGCGGCCGGACAGGGCATCGAGGGCATCGGCGAGACCTCGGTACGGGCCCTCGCCAAACTGGAACAGGTCCTGCCGAACCGGCTGCGCCGGCGCGTGGGCGCCCTCAACGCCTTCACCGTGCCGATGGTGCGCGGGCCCGTGCCCGACGCCGTCGACCCGGCCGTGCTGACCGAGCTCGCCCACCTGTGCCGGGACGCCGAGCGCCTGCGCTTCGAGTACCGCGGCCACGACGGCACCCAGAGCCGTCGCAGTGTCGAACCGCACCGCCTGGTGTGCACCGAGCGCCGCTGGTACCTGGTCGCGTGGGACCTCGACCGGGAGGACTGGCGCACGTTCCGCGTGGACCGCATCACGCCCAGGCCGCCGCACGGCCCGCGCTTCGAGCCGCGCGAGGCGCCCGCCGAGGACCTCGCCGCCTACGTCTCCCAGGGCGTCTCCACGCGCGTGTACGCCACCCACGCCGTCGTGCGGCTCCTGGCGCCCCTGGAGGAGGCCGCAGCGCACATCTCGCCCAGCGCCGGGGTGCTGGAGGAGGAGGGCCCGGACAGCTGCCTGCTGCGCTGCGGCGCCGGGAGCCTCGACGTGATGGTGATCCACGTGATGATGCTGGGCTTCGAGTTCGAGGTGCTCGAACCCGACGGGCTGATCGAGGCGATCAGGAGGACTCGGGACCGGCTTGATGGGGCTCTGGTTCGGGCTGCGCAGTCACCGCCGCGTACTGCGGATGGTGCAGGTCGAACGCCGGCGACTCCGACCGGATCCGGGGCAGCGTCGTGA